One region of Intestinimonas massiliensis (ex Afouda et al. 2020) genomic DNA includes:
- a CDS encoding sigma-70 family RNA polymerase sigma factor, producing the protein MSALEASSLLEAAHNGDNEACERMLEENAGLIWSIVRRYYGRGVDPEDLYQLGCLGFLKAVRGFDTAYGCQFSTYAVPKIAGEIRRFLRDDGAVKVSRGVKERGTAIRTARDRLTHLLGREPTLSELSEETGLEPEEIAAAEEANLPVASLQMETGDGGFTLESVLGTEGMEEGVVEKLALRGAIESLPDREKQVIFLRYYKNLTQDKAAKVLGVSQVQVSRIERKAMERLRSILSE; encoded by the coding sequence ATGAGCGCGCTGGAGGCTTCCTCCCTCCTGGAAGCCGCCCACAACGGGGACAACGAGGCCTGCGAGCGGATGCTGGAGGAGAACGCCGGACTCATCTGGTCCATCGTCCGGCGCTATTACGGCCGCGGCGTGGACCCGGAGGACCTGTATCAGTTGGGCTGCCTGGGCTTTCTCAAGGCGGTCCGGGGCTTCGACACGGCCTACGGCTGTCAGTTCTCCACCTATGCCGTGCCCAAGATCGCCGGGGAGATCCGACGCTTTCTCCGGGACGACGGGGCGGTGAAGGTCAGCCGGGGGGTAAAGGAGCGGGGCACCGCCATCCGGACCGCCCGGGACCGGCTGACTCACCTGCTGGGCCGGGAGCCCACCCTCTCCGAGCTCTCGGAGGAGACGGGGCTGGAGCCCGAGGAGATTGCCGCCGCCGAGGAGGCCAATCTGCCGGTGGCCTCCCTCCAGATGGAGACGGGGGACGGGGGCTTCACTCTGGAGTCCGTTCTGGGCACCGAGGGCATGGAGGAGGGGGTGGTGGAGAAGCTGGCCCTCCGGGGGGCCATCGAAAGCCTGCCTGACCGGGAAAAGCAGGTTATCTTCCTGCGGTACTACAAAAATCTCACCCAGGACAAGGCGGCCAAGGTGCTGGGGGTGAGCCAGGTACAGGTGTCCCGCATCGAGCGCAAGGCGATGGAACGCCTGCGCTCCATTCTGAGCGAGTAA